A stretch of DNA from Desulfovibrio desulfuricans DSM 642:
CCGCCGATTCCGTCTTGTTGACGTGCTGGCCGCCAGCGCCGGAAGCCCGGTAAATATCAATGCGCAGGTCTTCGGGGCGGATTTCCACGTCCACTTCTTCCGCTTCGGGCATAACGGCCACTGTGGCGGCAGAGGTGTGGATGCGTCCCTGGGCTTCTGTGGCGGGCACGCGCTGCACACGGTGGGTGCCAGCCTCGAACTTGAGGCGGCTGTACACCTTGTTGCCGCTGATAAGGCAGATAACTTCCTTGAGGCCGCCCGACTCAGAGGGCGATTCGCTCATGAGTTCCACCTTCCAGCCCTTTACTTCGGCATAGCGCGAATACATGCGGAACAGATCGGCGGCAAACAGGGCCGCTTCTTCGCCGCCAGTACCGGCGCGGATTTCAAGAATGGTGTTCTTTTCGTCCAGCGGATCCTTGGGCAGCAGCATGAGCTTGAGCTCCTGCTCCACCTCGGGCAATTCCTTTTCAATGCGACGCAGGTCTTCATGGGCAAGCTCGCGCATTTCCGGATCTTCATCGCGCAGCAGCAGCTTGTTTTCGGCCTGCTCCTGCAACAGCGCCTTGTGACGGCGGTACATTCCCACAATGTCGCGCAGATCGGCATGGGCCTTGGTGAGCTTGCGGTAGTGTTCCTGATCGTTGAACACGTCCGGCTCAGCCAGGGAATGCTCCAGCTCCATGAATTTCTTTTCCAGACCTTCCAATTTGGCGAACATAGGTGTCTCCAACACGCTGTGGGCGGAAAAAACGGAAATCGGGCGCGCAGCCATGCCGCAAGCAGCATGCCAGGCAACAGGCCCATGTACAGCATCTGCCGCAAAGGCGGCAGAAAAAGACGGCAATAAGCGCTATTCCGTGGTGTAGGCTACGGTGCGCACCTTCGCGCCATCATCCGGGCCAAGGGCTTCACGCAGGGCCACCACGGCCACCTCAAGCTGGCTTTCGTCAGGCTCGTAGGTGGTGAGCCGCTGGAGGGCCAGCCCCGGCGCGCGCAGCACCGTTGCCAAAAGCCCTTCGGGCAGTTTGGCAGCGTAGCGTATAAGCTCATAGGCCAACGCGCTGATGGGCACCATCAGCAGCAGCTTGACGCCAATTGTGAGGGCATGCTTGGCAACCTCGCCCTGCGGCGTGTAAATGCTCAGCATCAGGGGAACCAGCACCGCATGCAGCAATATGGAAATGCTGATGACAAACAGCAAAAACGTGGTTCCGCAGCGCGGATGCAGGCGGCTTTTGCCCATGGCGGCGGCAGCATCCACATCCCCCCCAGCTTCGTAGGCGTGGATGGTTTTGTGTTCTGCCCCGTGATACTGAAAAACACGGCGAATATCAGGCACATACGAAATTGCCTTGATATACCCCATGAAGATGCAGCACTTGAAAAAGCCGTCCCAGAGGTGGAACGAAAGCCCTTCCACATCGCCGCCAAGCCGCGCCCAGAGCATCACCAGCGAGAGCAGGTGCGGCACAACCACAAAAAGGCCCACTGCCATCAGCAGGGCCAGAATCAGCGTAAGCACCAGATGCCAGCCGGAGATTTCCTCCTGCTCGCTCTGGGCCACAGCTTCAACCGAGCGGTTGAGAGCCTTGATGCCGTTGACCAGCGTTTCCAGCAGCACAGGGAAGCCCCGCACAAAGGGCTTTTTGAGCCAGGGGCTGCGGGTAAGCGAAAACCACGGACAGCGCATGGCACGAATGACGCCGTCGGTCTGGCGAACAGCCAGTCCGTAGACATCACCGTGACGCATCATCACGCCTTCCATGACGGCCTGCCCGCCCACCGGGGCGCATTCCGCATTCAAAAGAGCGAGGGCAAGCTGCAACACACCGCTCGCGCGCTTTGCGCGCGGGGCGATTTGCTGCGAGCCTGCCCACCGCGAACTTTCGGGCGTCATGCCAGTGCTGGAGTCCCGGTAAAGGCCCGACCCAAGCTTACTACTGATCAAACTTGGCGTACTTCTTGCGGAAGCGGTCAATACGACCAGCGGTATCAAGAAAGCGCTGCTTGCCGGTGAAGAAAGGATGGCAAGCGGAGCAAACTTCCACGCTAACCTGTTCGCCCTTGGTGGAGAGCACATGCTCTTCATTGCCGCAGGCGCAGGTGATGGTGGCGTTGAACACTTTGGGATGGATATCATTTTTCATGGCAGCTACCTCGTGAACGCGGCATAATCCAGCTTTTACAGCAATTCGGACGCCCGCGCGTTTTACCCTTGGCGCGGCGCAGTACCGCACAAGGGCAAGCTATATAGCCCTCTTTTGCGGCTTTGGCAAGTCCGCCGGACGGGGTTGAGCATAAAATGGCTTTACAGCCTCTTGCGATGGGCCTGCCGCAAGCCTTTTGACTGCCCCTTACGGGGCAGGCTTGGGGCAGTCTTGTGGTTGATGCGGCAAGCAGCTATAAGACCCCCATGCCTAAATCACCCAGACAACGCGCCGACCAGCTTGTATTTGAGCAGGGCCTTGCGGAAAGCCGCGAACAGGCCCGCCGCCTTATCATGGCGGGCAAAATCATCCTTGAGCAGACAGTTCCCGGCGCGCCGCCGCAGGTTGTGCCCAAGCCGGGGCATCCTTTTGCCGCGGACACGGTTTTTGCCCTGCTGGAGCCGGAACGCTACGTGAGCCGTGGCGCTTACAAGCTTTTGACCATCCTCGAGCATTTCACGCTGGACGTGACCGGCTTTGTGTGTCTGGACGCGGGCGCTTCCACCGGCGGCTTTACGGACTGCCTGCTGCAAAGGGGGGCCAAACGCGTCTATGCCGTGGATGTGGGCAAAAACCAGTTGCACGAACGCCTGCGCGCCGATGATCGCGTAGTGAACCTTGAAGGCGTCAACCTGCGCCATGCGGAGCAGAGCCTTATCCCCGAGATGGTTGATCTGGTGGTCGCGGACGTTTCCTTTATTTCGCTCACCCTCGTGCTGCCCTCGTGCATGCCCTGGCTCAAACCCGGCGGCATGCTCGCCACGCTCATCAAACCCCAGTTTGAGCTTGGCCCCGGCGAAACCGTCAAGGGCGTGGTGCGCGATGAGGCCGCCCGCCAGCGTGCGGTGGACAAAATTCTGCTCTTCACCCAGGCCAATCTGGGCCTTGCCTGTCAGGGTGTGCTGCCCGCAGCCATCAAGGGGCCCAAGGGCAATCAGGAATACATGGCCCTGTTTGCGCGGCAAGGTCAGGCAAACGCTTAAAGCCGCCTACTCCTCACGATCAGATTCGTTTGCATCCGCCGCATCGGCATCCCCAGCGCTGCTCTGGACAGGCGCGGCAGCGGTCTTTTTTTCCGCAGGCGTAAACAGCCGCCCGCGCTGCACGGCCTTTTTGCCAAAGCGGCTGCGCAGATCGTCCAGCGCGGCATCAAGTTTTTGCCTTCTGGCCTCGACCTGCGGGTCCAGCCCCTGCGTTGCGGGCTTGACCGCGCCCGGCAAGACCAGTTGCGCCACAGGCGCGTCAAAACCTGAAACCCCAAGGCCGATAAGCCGCACAGGCTGCGGCAGGGGCAGCTCGCGCAGCAGGGCGCAGCCCACCTCAAAAATGGTTTCCGTGGCGTTTATGCCCTCCGGCAGGGTGCGCGATCGGGTAACCTGCCTGAAATCCGTATACTTGACCTTGAGCGTCACCGTGCGGCCCCTGTAGCCATGCCGCCGTAGCGAGGCACCCACGCGCTCTGCATGGGCCAGCAACATGCGCTGCAAAAAATCCCGGTCGCGCGTGTCCTCATTAAAGGTGCATTCGGCGCTTTCGCTCTTGGCGGCGCGCTCGGTTTCTATGCCGCGCGGGTCGCGCCCGTGCACGCGCTCATACAGCACACCGCCCCACTTGCCGTATTTGCGCAGCATGAAATCCAGACTGTAGCGGCGCAACTGCCCCACCGTTCTCACGCCCAGACCTTGCAGACTCTCAACCATGCGCTTGCCCACGCCGGGAATCTTGCCCACGGGCAGGGTCGCCAGAAAGGCGTCCACTTCTTCGGGACGCAGGATAAAGATGCCATCGGGCTTGTTGATGTCTGAACATATCTTGGCAAGGAATTTCACCGGCGCGGCCCCGGCGGAACAGGTGAGTCCGCCTGTGGCCTCACGCACACGCTCCTTGATGCGCAAGAGCAGCTCTTCCAGCGAGCCGAACAGACGTTCAAGGCCTGTGGCATCCACGTAGGCCTCATCCACACTGGCCTGTTCCACAAGAGGCGAAAACTCGCCAAGGGCCGCCATGACCGCCCGCGAAAGCTCGGCATAGCGCGCGTATCGCCCACGCACCACAATGGCCTGCGGGCAAAGCCTGCGCGCCGTTGCCATGGGCATGGCCGAATGCACCCCAAAAATGCGCGCCTCGTAAGAACAGGTGGAAACCACGCCCCTCTGCTCGCCGCCCACAATAACGGGCTTGCCGCGCAGGGACGGGTCGTCCATCTGCTCTACCGATGCAAAAAAGGCATCCATGTCGATATGGATAATCATGACAACATTCCGGGCGCTGGCTTCACTGCGGTGTAAGGCGGTGAAGATGATTGAAGTCTTGTGATTTTTCTTTGCGATGCACGTTAATACACTACAATTTCGGCGTAATTTTTTCTCTATCAAAGATTTACGTTTAAAAAGATGGCTTTTGTCCTTTAACAAGGAAAAGGCCCGTTTCAGGACAGCAACCAACAGTAACGGCAGTCGCGGTTCACACAAGAGAAATTTTGCTCTCCGGCAAGGAAGAACGTTTTTTTGCGCAAGGAGTGTACAAAAAAGGTACTCGACTGAAGCTAAAAAACGTTCTGACGCAGCCAGAGAACAAAAGAGCCTTGTGCGAACCGCGACTAGTCGAGCTTCTCGCGCACACGTTCCAGTTCCGTCTGCACATACGCTTCCGGCGCACCCGCCGAACGCAGCAAGTACTCCGCCATGGCCAGCGCAACTTCACGCTCGCCGCTGAACACAGCATCCACGCCTTTCTCGCGCAGTGAGCGGGCCTCGCTCACAAAAGCTGTGTGCGCCAGAATGCGCGCATGCGGATTGACCGCGCGCGCTATGGGCGTCACTTCGCCAGCAGGGATGCTGGGGGTTGTCAGCAGCAGCGCCTCGGCCTTTTCCAGGCCAGCTTCGCGCAGCACTTCGGCCTGCATGGCATCGCCGTGCACCACGGGTACCCCTTCGCTGCGCAAAAGCCGCACAGTGTCGATATTCATTTCCACAACCACGGGCAGCATGCGGCTGTCCTGCAAAATGCGGCAGCAACTGCGGCCAACGGGGCCGTAGCCCACCACAACCACCCGCCCTCGGGTGCCTTCGTCCGGCACGATCAGGCAGGCCGAAGGTTCGGCAACGTTGCCGCGCTTGCGCTTCTCCCACCACAGCCCCAGATCCTTGGCCTTGCGGTACAGCATGGGGTTGAACGTGATGGAAATGATGGCCGCAGGAATGAGCGCATTGTTCACCCTCTGGTCAAAAACCCCAAGGCTGATGCCAAGACCCGCAAGAATAAAAGTAAATTCACCCACCTGCGACAGGGAGGCGGCCACGGGCAGCCCCAGCTTGAGAGGCTTGCGGAACAAACTTGTCATCAGCAGCGCCCCAAGGGGCTTCACAATCATGATGACAAAAAGAGTCGCCAGCATGAGGGGCCAGTCCTGCGCCAGCGAGGCGGGATCAAAGAGCATGCCCACAGACACAAAAAACAGCACGGCAAAGGCATCGCGCAGGGGCAGGGCTTCGGCGGCGGCACGGGCGCTGAACTCGGACTGCCCTACAACCATGCCAGCCAAAAAAGCGCCAAGCGCCATGGACGCTCCAAAAAACTCCGCCGCCGCCACGGCAATGCCAAGGGCCAGAGCCAGCACCGCAAGGGTAAACAGATCGCGGGTTCCCGTGCGGGCAACATAGCCCAGAAACAACGGGATAAGCTTTTGCCCGGCCACAAGCGTAAACACGGAGAGCGCCGCCAGTTTGAGCAGGGTCATGCCCAGGGCGCTCCAGAATTCGCCGCCCGGAGAAAGAACCGAAGGCAGGAGCACAAGCAGCAGGATGGTAAAGATATCTTCCACCACCAGCCAGCCCAGGGCCACATGCCCGGTGGTATTGTGCAGGTCATGGTTATCGGCAAGTACACGGGTAAGCACCACGGTGCTGGCAACAGAAATAGCCATGCCGTAGACCGCGCCGGACAGCAGATCAAAGCCGAAAAAATGCAACAGCCCCATGCTTGCCAGCGTTGCCAGCGATATCTGCGCCGCTGCGCCGCCAGTGGCAATGGCCCCCACGGCCAGCAGATCCTTGAGGTGAAAATGCAGGCCCACGCCAAACATCAGCAGGATAACGCCGATCTCCGCGCACTGGGCCGCCGTGGACGCATCGGCCACAAAGCCGGGGGAGTGAGGGCCTACGATGATGCCTGCGAGCAGATAGCCCACAAGCGGGGAAAGGCGCAGTTTCTGCGTGATAAAACCAAGAACCAGAGCGGCGGAAAGCCCCCCGGCAAGCGTAAGAATAAGATCTACGTCATGGGGCATGGATTGTGCTCCTTTGAGGCCATGAAAAGGCAGGCCGCAAACAGCTGAATGCCCGCTCTAGAGCTGTTAACGAATGGAATGGGTTAACTGCTCCGCAAGGATTTTCCTGAAAAATCCTTGCCACGAAATGCTCTAGTCGTCGGACTTCAGCCATTGCAGCCACAGGTTGCGTCGGCGGGGGCCGTCGCCCTCGCACAGGTAAACAGATTGCCAGGTGCCAAGGCACAGTTCGCCCTTCTCCACAATCAGCAGGAGGGATGGCCCATGCAGGGTGGTTTTTATGTGGGCATCACTGTTGCCCTCAGCGTGGCGGTAATCGCCATGCTCCGGAGCAAGGCGGCTAAAAAAGGCCAGCATGTCGCGCCGCACGTCAGGGTCTGCGCCTTCGTTGACCGTGAGGCCGCAAGTGGTGTGCGGGCAAAACAGAGCCAGAGCGCCGCTCTGCCAGCGGCCATCTGCGGCCTTGCGACGCACCAGCGAGCGTAGCTCCGCCGTGATGTCGACCATCTCGCAACGGCTGCGGGTGCTTATTTCGAGAGTTTCCACGGCTGCCTCAACTTGTGAATTCCAGCAGGTCGGAGCGGGCTATGCGGCCCAGCTCTTCACGCTGGTTTTCCGGCGTTTCGGTAAAGAGAAAACCAAACAGCCCGTAGCGCGTGAAATCGCTTTTGCGCACATGCAGCACACGGGCAAAGCCCCGGCTCAATGCCTCGTAATCAAAGTTGCGCACGGGCGGGCAGTTTTCCGGCTTGTTCAGCACAATGAGGGTGTAGAGCTTGCCTTCGCGCCCTGCCAGAGCCTTGTCCCAATCAGGCCGCCGCCCTTCCAGAAAGCAGCCGTAGGTGTGGAAGCCCCAGGAAAACAGGGTGACGTCCGTGCAGCACCAGCCCGCAAAACGCAGGGCATTGAATTCTATGGGCCGTATACGTCCCTGGGCGTCACGCCGCAGCTCCACATGGGTGGGAAAATTCCGCAGACCCAGCAAGGAGTTAACCTTGTTGAACCATGCCTCGAACTCCGCAAGGTGTGAGCGTACCACAGAAGCGCCCGTGTAGTACAGGCGGTCGCTCACGTCCGAAGCGGAAGCAAATTCGTGCCGCAGGATGTTGCAGATCACGGCCTGCCCCTGTGCGTCAAAGTACACATCCACGGCGTATTCATCGCCGTCAATGTATTCCTCGATGAGCCAGTCTTCGCTGTCCACCACGCTGTCTGGATACTGCTCGCGCCAGTGCGTTGCTTCCTGCTCAATGACGGCAAGGGCGGCCTGCCAGTCTTCGCGGGTGCGCACAATGCGCACGCCCAGGCTGAAAAAGCCCACAGAAGGCTTGACCACGCAGGGCAGGCGCAGTTCTTCAAAAGGCAGGTGGCGCAGGGCATCAAGGCTGAGTCTGCGATAGAAATAATCATCGTAGAGGGGGCGCAGCAACTCGCGGGTCCTGGCCTTGTTCTTGAGCTTTTCAATGCCGCTGACAAGCTCGGCATTGTCCACATGGTCGCAAACCCAGGCCAGGGAATTTTCCGAGCAGGTATAGATGCGCGGGGGCGCGCAGTCCGGGCAGGGCTTCCGGCCCTGGGCCGCAAATTCCGCTTCCGGTATGAGGTTCAGGGGCGCTGCGCCAGAAAGCGCGCGGGCGCGGGACAAGTCCCGCGCCACAGCATTGTCGAGCACCGGTTCCCGCCGGGCTGCCGCGTAGTCGAGCAGCTCTGGCGAGACGTATGGTTCATCAAAAATTATCATGCTCCTCCCAACACGCGGAAGTACACCGCGGGTTCCTTGAGCAGGCCGGCGTCCATGGTGCGCTGGAGGGCGTCGCTCATGGCGCGGGCCGTGGTTTCGTGGGTCATGAAGACCAGCGGCACGCCGTTGCCTTCATCGCTCTTCTGGATGACCTGAGCCATGCTGATGCCCTCGGCGGCCATGCAGCCCGAAAGATCACGCAGCACGCCGGGGGTGTCCTGCACCATGACGCGCACATAGTAGCACGAGCGCCATTCTTCCGGCGGCACGATGGAGGCCTTGGGCAATTCCTTGCCCACAAAGCCGGTGTTGTTGGGGCGTTCATCGCGGGCAACAGCCAGCAGATCGCCCAGCACGGCCCCGGCTGTGGGCAGATCGCCCGCGCCGCGCCCGTGGAAAAACAGCGGGCCGGAAGCGTTGGCGTCCACCCGCACGGCGTTGTACACGCCGCCCACGCGGGCAAGCAAAAATTTGTGGTACACTAGGGCGGGGAACACCCCGGCCTCAAGCCGGATGTTGCCTTCACCCTCAGCACCCTCGGCGCCGGGCACCTCGCGCACCTGACCAATGAGCTTGATGCGGTAGCCAAATTCGCGCGCAAGGCGGATATCCATGCCAGAAAGCCCGCGAATGCCGCGCACCGAAAGGGCCGTGTAGGGATAGTGCACCCCGTAGGCCAGACGGATAAGCAGAATAAGCTTGTGGGCGGCATCATGACCGTCAATGTCCAGCGTGGGATCGGCCTCGGCATAGCCCAGCTGCTGGGCCTGCTTGAGCGCAACGTCAAAATCCATGCCATTGCTGGTCATTTCAGACAAAATATAGTTGCTGGTGCCGTTGAGAATGCCCATGAGCGATTCAATCCGGTTGCCCGTGAGGCTTTCCTTCAGCGTTTCCACAATGGGGATGGCCCCGGCCACGCTGGCTTCGTAGCGCAGGATGCGCTTTTTGCGGTCAGCCTTCTGGAACAGGGCCAGACCTTCCTCGGCCAGCAGGGCCTTGTTGGCGGTGACGATGTGCTTGCCCTGATCAAGGGCGCGGTCGATGATGGTGCGGGCATTGTCGATGCCGCCGATCAGTTCCACCAGCACGTCAATTTCAGGATCATCGGTAAGCGCGCGGTAATCGGTGGTTAGCTCGGTTCCGGCTGGCAACGGGGCGCTGCGGGCCTTGGTGGCGTTGCGCACAAGCACCTTTTTGAGCACGATGTCGCGCCCGCAACGGCGGCGAATAAGATCGGCGTTTTCGTCAAGCAGACGCACAAGGCCGCCGCCCACGGTGCCGAATCCGGCAAGGCCCACTACCAGGGGTTTATCGCTGTTCTTTGTCATGTCGCCTCCGAATCTGCTGCCTAACCCCGGTCTGTCCGCCGCGGGCCTGCGCGGTTGTTGGCCATGTGCGGCCTTATGGTTGCTGCGGCGGGGCCGGAAAACCTCCCGACCCCGCCGATTTCAGTAATTCGGACCTCGCTTCTTACCGTCCGAAAAAACGGCTTTTGAAAGCGAAATTTTGTTCCCTGGCAAGAAAACGACCCGTTTCAGGCTGTCCAGGGGACAAATGATGCTTCCAAAACCTGTTTTGCCATCCTGCGGATTTTTGCCTTCCGGCAAGGAATGCGGGCTTTTTATGCAGGGAGTGTACTCTGATGGTACTCGACCGGAATAAAAAGACCGCCTGACGCCGCCGGAAGCAAAAAGGCGCGGAGTGCGAAACAGGTTTAGTCGGAGACGCCCGACAACAACCGCCGCATACTGCTAATAGCCTGCCGCGTGCGTTGATCGTTTTCAATCAGGGCAAAACGCACGTATTCGTCGCCGTAGGAGCCGAAGCCCAGGCCAGGCGAAACAGCCACGTGGGCCTCCTGCAACAGCAGCTTGGAGAATTCCACGGAGCCCATCTTGCGGAAGGGTTCGGGAATGTGCGCCCACACAAACATGGTCGCCTTGGGCGAAGGTGTTTCCCAGCCGATGCGGTTCAGGCCTTCGATGAGGCGGTCGCGCCGTTCCTGATATACATCGCGGATCTGGTGCACGCAGTCTTCGGGGCCGTTGAGGGCCACGGTGGAGGCAATCTGGATGGGCTGGAACATGCCGTAATCCAGATAGCTCTTGATGCGCGCCAGGGCATGAATAAGATCCTTGTTGCCCACGGCAAACCCCACGCGCCAGCCTGGCATGGAATAGCTCTTGGACAGGGAGTAGAATTCCACGCCCACATCCTTGGCGCCCTTGGCCTGCAAAAAGCTGGGGGCCTTGTAGCCGTCAAATACCAGATCGGCGTAAGCCAGATCATGCACAACCCAGATGTGGTTTTCCTTGGCGAAGTCCACAATCTTCTGGAAGAATTCCAGATCCGTCACTTCGGTGGTGGGGTTGTGCGGATAGCAGATGAAAAGCACCTTGGGCTTGGGCCAGGCCTGACGCATGGCGGCCTCAAGGTCTTCAAAAAAGTTGCGGCCAGGGCCGATGGGCACGCTGCGCACGTCCGCGCCTGCAATGATGGGCGCGTACTTGTGGATGGGGTAGGTCGGGTCGGGTGCGAGCACCACATCGCCGGGCTCAAGAATAGCCAGCGAAAGGTGGGCCAGGCCTTCCTTGGAACCCAGGGTCACGATGGCTTCGCTGTCAGGGTCGAGCTGCACGCCGTAGTGGCGGGCATAGCGATCACAGATGGCTTTGCGCAGGTTCGGAATACCGCGCGAAAGCGAGTAGCGGTGGTTCACCGGCTTCTGTGCTGCCTCAACAAGCTTTTCGACGATGGGTGCGGGCGTTGCGATGTCCGGATTGCCCATGCTGAAGTCCACGATGTCGATATTCTGCCGACGCAGCCGCATTTTGAGGTCTCCCACCACCGCAAAAACATAGGGGGGGAGGCGGCGAATCCGCGAAAACTCTTCCATGTCTGATAGCTCCTAAGTTGATCGACATGCAGTCTGTCCCATGCGCTCGCAACAGGTCACGCCCGCACCATGCAGGCATGGACTCCACCCTGCCGCGCAGCCCCACAGGAAGCCCGTGCGTTTACCGGGCGCTCACATCGCGCCGGAAACGATTTTGTCAAGCCGCAGCATAGCCAGCCGCGCGCCTGTTTGTAAAGCATTGCGGGCCGCAGAACCCCTTGAGGGGGCATGTTTTTTATATGGTTTACGGCGAAATGCCGCCAACTGCGCTTTGCCTTCAGCGCATAGTTGTGTATCCTTGATAAATATCTCGAATCCTGCGGAGGCAAACCATGGAAGATCATATTCGCTTTGACAGGCAAAATCTTGCGCTGCACCTGCTTGACCAGCGCTTGCTGCCAGAGCAGGAAACCGAAGTGATCTGCCGCAATACAGACGACATTGTATCGGCGTTACAAACCATGGTTGTGCGCGGGGCTCCGGCCATTGGCGTCACTGCGGCCTGGGGCTGCGCCCTTGCGCTGAACGAAACCAGCGGCCCCGGCTGGGCCACCCAGCTTGAAGAACTGCTCGACCGCATTGCCAATGCCCGACCCACCGCCGTAAACCTGCGCTGGGCCGTTGAACGCATGCGCAGATGCTGGTGGAAGGGCATGAACAGCGGACGCGGCGACCGCGCCCCCCTGCTCGCGGCCTTTCTTGACGAGGCCGCCAGAATGCAGGCCGAAGATGTGGAAGCATGCAAGACTCTGGGCCGTTTTGGCGCGGATTGCCTGAAAGACGGCGACACCGTGCTCACCCACTGCAATGCTGGCGCCCTGGCCACTGCGGGCTATGGCACGGCGCTTGGGGTTATTCGAGGTGCTGTGGAGCAGGGCAAACGCATCAAGGTTATTGCCGATGAAACACGGCCCTTCCTCCAGGGCGCGCGCCTCACGGCCTGGGAACTGCACAAGGACAATATCCCCGTTACTGTTGCCTGCGACAATGCCTGCGCGCTGCTCATGAGCAAGGGGCTCGTGCAGTCTGTGGTGGTTGGGGCAGACCGCATTGCCGCCAACGGCGACGCGGCCAACAAGATCGGCACCTATGGCGTTGCCCTGCTGGCAAAGCACTTCAATATTCCTTTCTACGTGGCTGCCCCGCTCTCCACCATTGACCCCACAACGTCCGACGGCAGCGGCATTCCCATTGAGCAGCGCCCGGAACGCGAGGTCACCCACGTGGGTGATACGCGCCTTACGCCCGCAGATGTGCCCGTATACAATTTTGCTTTTGACGTAACCCCGGCAGAACTCATCACCGGCATCATCACCGAAAAAGGCGTGTTGCAGCCGCCCTACGGGCTTGCCATCTGGGCAGCCCTCAACGAGGCCAGCGCCGCGCCCGAGGTGGATGACGCCGGGATTATTGAGCGTTAGGGGTTCAGCATGAAAGAGCTTGTTCTTGTTATTGGCCCGGCACTGCCGGATGCGGCACGCGCGCTGTGCACGGCCCCGGGCTACAGCCCCAGCGGCAAAGCCGAAACAGAGTCGGGTCAGGCCCTGCCCGAACGGCTTGTTGCCCACTGGGACGGGTGGGAAGCGCCCAATGGCGAAATTTCGCTGTCTGCGCGCCTGCGCGATGAACTGACGACCATCCGCGCCGAGCATATGGCCTGGGCACACGATTTGGGACGCATGCGCGTTGGCGGGCGCGAAGTGCAGCAGCATCTGCGTTGCGGCGAAAAGCTCTCCATGTGGTGGTGTTCGCTGCTGTACGAGCGCCATCCCAAAATGACGCCCGGCC
This window harbors:
- a CDS encoding homoserine dehydrogenase, which produces MTKNSDKPLVVGLAGFGTVGGGLVRLLDENADLIRRRCGRDIVLKKVLVRNATKARSAPLPAGTELTTDYRALTDDPEIDVLVELIGGIDNARTIIDRALDQGKHIVTANKALLAEEGLALFQKADRKKRILRYEASVAGAIPIVETLKESLTGNRIESLMGILNGTSNYILSEMTSNGMDFDVALKQAQQLGYAEADPTLDIDGHDAAHKLILLIRLAYGVHYPYTALSVRGIRGLSGMDIRLAREFGYRIKLIGQVREVPGAEGAEGEGNIRLEAGVFPALVYHKFLLARVGGVYNAVRVDANASGPLFFHGRGAGDLPTAGAVLGDLLAVARDERPNNTGFVGKELPKASIVPPEEWRSCYYVRVMVQDTPGVLRDLSGCMAAEGISMAQVIQKSDEGNGVPLVFMTHETTARAMSDALQRTMDAGLLKEPAVYFRVLGGA
- a CDS encoding aminotransferase class I/II-fold pyridoxal phosphate-dependent enzyme, translated to MEEFSRIRRLPPYVFAVVGDLKMRLRRQNIDIVDFSMGNPDIATPAPIVEKLVEAAQKPVNHRYSLSRGIPNLRKAICDRYARHYGVQLDPDSEAIVTLGSKEGLAHLSLAILEPGDVVLAPDPTYPIHKYAPIIAGADVRSVPIGPGRNFFEDLEAAMRQAWPKPKVLFICYPHNPTTEVTDLEFFQKIVDFAKENHIWVVHDLAYADLVFDGYKAPSFLQAKGAKDVGVEFYSLSKSYSMPGWRVGFAVGNKDLIHALARIKSYLDYGMFQPIQIASTVALNGPEDCVHQIRDVYQERRDRLIEGLNRIGWETPSPKATMFVWAHIPEPFRKMGSVEFSKLLLQEAHVAVSPGLGFGSYGDEYVRFALIENDQRTRQAISSMRRLLSGVSD
- the mtnA gene encoding S-methyl-5-thioribose-1-phosphate isomerase, producing the protein MEDHIRFDRQNLALHLLDQRLLPEQETEVICRNTDDIVSALQTMVVRGAPAIGVTAAWGCALALNETSGPGWATQLEELLDRIANARPTAVNLRWAVERMRRCWWKGMNSGRGDRAPLLAAFLDEAARMQAEDVEACKTLGRFGADCLKDGDTVLTHCNAGALATAGYGTALGVIRGAVEQGKRIKVIADETRPFLQGARLTAWELHKDNIPVTVACDNACALLMSKGLVQSVVVGADRIAANGDAANKIGTYGVALLAKHFNIPFYVAAPLSTIDPTTSDGSGIPIEQRPEREVTHVGDTRLTPADVPVYNFAFDVTPAELITGIITEKGVLQPPYGLAIWAALNEASAAPEVDDAGIIER